Within Sorangiineae bacterium MSr11367, the genomic segment CAAGGCCAAAGCCGATCGCGATACGTTCTTGGTGGGAAGGGCGCTCGAGCCGTTGCGCCCGCCTCGAGAGGGTGCTACGTCACGGACGCTGATTCCGGATGAGTGGTCCTGCGGGTGTGTGCTTCAAGCGCCCCGCGGTAGCCCTTGCGGAGTGTGCACCTAGCGCAGCCTACTCCGCAAGAGGGGCGATCCATCCACCGAGGTCGCAAACATGACTCATCTGAAAAGCGGTATCGTTGCAGTGCGCGGCGCACGCCTGGCTGCCCTGACGGGAACGGGACTCGTTCTCGCGGCATGCTCCGGAGCGGCGACGGACGATCCGTCCGTTTCGCGCGCGCAGGCACTCGAAAGCACGCCCGTTTACTCGTACGCCGACGCCATTCGCGAAGCCGTGTGGGTCGAAACGACGCTGGACAACGACGGCGACGGCAAGCCCGACAAGGTGGCCGTGGACATCGTGCGGCCTCGGCTCCCCGCGGGTGATACCACCAAGGTCCCCGTCATCCTCGAGGCATCACCGTATTACAGCAATCGAGGACGCGGAAATGAGGCGGAGCTGAAAGCGTACGACTCGTCCGGCGTCATTCGAAAGATGCCATTGTATTATGATAATTACTTCGTGCCGCGCGGATATGCCTTCATCGGCGTCGATCTGGCGGGTACCAATCGCTCGACCGGCTGCCTCGACGTGGGCGGCAAAGAGGAAATCCTTGCCACGAAGGCGGTCATCGATTGGCTCAACGGGCGCGCGACGGCCCGCCGGTCGAACGGCACGGCGGTCGTGGCCGACTGGACGACGGGCAAAGTCGGCATGATTGGAAAATCATGGGACGGCACCATCGCCAACGGTGTTGCGGCCACCGGTGTGGAAGGCCTGACGACCATCGTACCCATCGCCGCGATCAGCAGCTGGTACGTTTACGTTCGCGCGAACGGCACCCTCCGTGGCTCCAATCGAATGAGCGGTTTGGCCACGAGCATGAGCGGCCGCCCCTCGGGCGTGTGCGACGCCCAAACGCGGGCCCTCCGAACGGGCCAGGAGGATGCGACCGGCAACTACAACGACTTCTACGCGGCGCGCGACTACATTCCCGACGTATCCAAAGTTCGCGCGAGCGTTTTCGTCGTCCACGGTCTCAACGACTGGAACGTGACCCCCCATCAATTCGGTCCCTGGTGGAGCGCGCTCGCAGCCAGAAACGTACCGCGCAAGATCTGGCTGCCGCAGGTGGCCCACGTGGATCCGTTCGATTTTCGGCGCACGGAATGGGTCAACACCCTGCATCGCTGGTTCGATCATTGGCTTTTGGGCCTGGACAACGGAATCATGCAGGAGCCGATGGCCGCCGTCGAACGCGCGCCCGGCACGTGGGTCGACGACGCGGTATGGCCCGCGCAGGGCGTGCACACGGAATCGCTCCCCTTGGGCATCGGCGATGGGCAGACGGGCACCCTCGGGGGGCTTCCCTCCAGCACGGACGCCCCGCTGCGGACCTTTACCGATGTTCCGTCGTTGACCGAGGCGAGCGCCACGTCGAGCCCGAACACGGCCAAGAACGGCCGTCTCGTCTTTTTGAGCCAGAAGCTCTCGAGGGCGATTCGGATGTCCGGCGCGGCCCAGGTGAAGTTGCGAATTCGCTCGAACAAGCCGACGAGCGAACTCACCGCGCGCCTCGTCGACTATGGGAGCGCCAGCCGGAATCTCAGCTACCGCTCGGGAACCGACGGGATTGTCAACCTGACCACGTCGTCGTGCTGGGGTGAATCGTCCTCCGGTGACGACGCGTGCTACACGGACACGAAGCTCGATGTCGCGAATACCGACTACGGCGTGATCACCCGCGGCTGGTTGGACGCGGCGCACCGTGATTCGCTTCGGAACCCGAGCTCGCTGAATTCGAGCACCTGGTACGACGTCGTGGTGCCGCTGGACGTGGACGATGCGGTCATCGACGCGGGGCACGTGCTGGGGCTCGTCCTCGTGGCCAGCGACCGAGATTTGACCGCCCCGCAAACCACGGGCGCCACCATCGACGTCGATCTCGCCGCGTCCGCGTTGCGCCTGCCCATCGTGGATCTCGGGGCAACTTCGGTTTCCGCGCGCGCGGTTCTCGCGCCCGCCGAGGATCCGGCGCTACTCGTCGCCCCGCGCATCCACGCACCCCCTCCGGCGGATTGGCCCGACAGCTTCGATCCGACAGCCACGTTCTACTGAGCGTTCCGTTGAACTCGGGCGCGGGCATGGTCGGAATGCCGTTCATGACCCGCGCGATTGGCCATCGAGGTACGCGCGAAACCATACTCTCCATCCCCACGTACTCATTTTGATCCGGCGCGGGCTCGCTCCTTGAGCTAAACGTTTGCGTCGCAGGAAAATGGGGTGAAAATGGACGCCTTTCGGCAAGACTCGCGCCGACGCGATCGTTCCAGGTTCAAATACGTGTTCCTCGTCGTGGCCACATTATGGTTGGTGGCTTTCGGCCAAGCCCTCGGCGACGGAGACGACGGCGCTCCCGTCGCCGACGAGGCGTGCCACGTCGAGGGACAATGCTTCGTTGCGGGCACGATGGTGGCGACCCCGTCGGGCGAACGCCCCATCGAGAGCCTTGCGGTCGGCGATTGGGTGTTCGCGCGCGGCGAGTCGGACGATGTGGTCTCTGCGCGCCGCATCGCGCGCACGTTCGCACGTGCGGCACCTTCGTTGGTCGAGGTGGCGTGGGTTACCGTCGACGGGGAACGCGAACGCATTCGGTCCACCCCCGAGCACCCGTATTTTACGCTCGACCGTGGGTGGGTTGCGGCCGAAGACCTGCGTGCCCACGAAGCCTCGTTGGATCGCCACGGTCGCGAAGTCCACGTGGCCAACGTCGTGCCCATCGCGCAGGAGGCGATGGTCTACAACCTCGAGGTCGAGGTCGACCATACGTTCTTCGTCGGTCGCAGCGGCGTCTGGGTCCACAACCAGTGCATGCGGGACGACTTCGGGGGACCTGGAGCGCCCGGAGGCAAACCGGGCAAGTGGGGCAAAGGAGGCAAGGGCGGTAAGGGCGGCAAAGGCGGACCGGGAAAGGGAGATCCCGGAAGCGCGAAAGGCAATCCCGGAAGCTCGAAGGGAGACCCCGGGAACTCCAAAGGAGACCCTGGAAACTCCAAGGGCAATCCCGGAAGCTCGAAGGGAGACCCTGGGAAGTCCAAAGGCGATCCTGGAAACGCGAAGAAGCCTCCTCCGGATCCCTGCGCGAAGAACGGTGGAAAGCCGGACCGCCCCGCCAGCACCGGCGGCAAGATCACCTCGGACCCCGATGGCGCGGTCTTCTGGTCCGGGCGCTTCAACGATGGATCGGGCGTCAAGGAAGCTGCCGAAGCCTGGGCACGGGCCAATGGCCGCAACACGCTCGAGGGCAGGATCAAGGATCAGGGCATCTGTTCCGCGACCTGGAATCCCAACGATCCCACGACGAAAGATTGGTGGCGCACCGAATCCCGCATTTACGCGGGGAAGGCGAGCGGCAACGCGTACTTCTTCGCGGGACCCGACAAGCGCGACAATTCGACGTGGGACCGCATCGAGTTCCCCCAGTTGAAGGCCAATCCCAAGGTGAATTGCGTCTACCAGGTCGACGCCGAAACCAAGGCGCAGACACTCCTCTATTCGAAGCCTGGAGCAAGCTGCAAATAGTCAATACTGCGTAGCCTGCAACGTCCACAAATGATCGGCGGTGCCATTGTCGGCGAATTGTACGACGTTCGCACTGTCCGCTGTGGACATCCCGGATACCGCCAACAGCTTGCCACTGTGCGAGTTCTTGATCTTGAATCGCCCGCCCCCGGTGTCGATCAGCCGCCACACATGATCGGGACCGCCGTCGTCGCTCCACTGGACTGCGCCCGCGCTGTCCTCCATGGAGGCCTGCCGGATCCCGAGCACCAGGTGGCTATGTTCGTTCACGATTTTGAACTGCCCACCTGGCGCGCGGACGAACCTCCACAAATGGTCGCGCGTCCCGTTGTCGTGGTACTGCTGGACCTGGGCGCCGGCGGTCTGCGCTGCATTTTCCACCGCCAGCAATTTGCCGCTATGCACGTTCACCACGTGAAAAATAGGCTCGCCCCACGCTTCGACGTCACTTAGCCCCCAGCCCACGTTAGCACCTCGGTTGGGGGCCACGATGCGAAGCTTGGACGTGGTCAGCGCCGGAAAGGTGATCCCATTCCGCGCATTGGCCGCCGGCGACGACGGAGAGCGCGTTTGATTCGGTACCGAGAGCCAGGCGCCGTTGCTCCAATATTGGAGATCGTAACGGGAGGGAACGCGCACACCGCCCGCGTCGTCGTAAAAATAGAGGGCCACACGGTCCATCACGACCTGGCGCTGGAAGTCGATGCCGAAATGGTCCTCCGCATTCGGGCTCGCATAGCTGGTCCAGCGGCTATTCTGCGGAATGCCTTGGCGGTACACGATGCCGTCGATGGCCCGCCACACGTCGTCGTACGGTGACGTGTACGACGCGAACGGCTGCACGCCATGGGCGAAACGCTGCCCGTTGGCCGCGAGGTTCACCCGCGTCTCGTCGGGCGGAATCACCGCAGGCCCGACGTCCACGGCGACCGCGTTCGTGGTGCCCTGCCGCGCGCGTTCCACGCCGTCGACATACACGTGCAACCCCGCGCCCACGCCGTAGCGGGTGCCCGCGCGGTCCCACAAGATCGTCAGCAGGTGCCCGTGGTATGGCGCATTCTCCAGCGCGAAATAGTCCCAGCCCGCGGGCGCCAGGGGCGCGACCGTCACGCGATCGTCGGCGCGCCCGCGGAGGCCGATCAGCCCGGAGATGACGTTGTCGGTGTACGTGGAATGATTGTAATCCTCGCTATGGGCGTGCGCGTCGTACATCCATTGGTTCGTATCCGGCTGGTGGGCTTCGGCGACATAGGGCGTGCCATTTTTGAATTGCGTCGCCGCATACGTGTGAAGCAGCGCGACGTAGTCGCTGGCCGAAATGTCCCCCTGGGGTGGATAATCGAGCAGCAGGTTCTCCACCGCGGTCAAGATTTGCGAGGTCGCGAAGGGCCAAGAAGGGCCATCCCAGCGGCAACATCCGTCGTTGGCCTGGTGCATGAACCAGCGGCTTCGCCGCTCGGTGGTGGTGGGGCCGTAGGGTGCGGCGAATCCATTGGGATCGAGCAGTTGCCGGAAGGCGATGGAATCCGATGCGGGCGGCATGTCGAACATCCATGGAATGAAACCCATGGCCTCGCGCGACGAGGTGAACGCCCCCGTCGGATTGTCGTCCCGCGCGATGCCATAGAAGAATTGGCGTTTCGGGTCCCACAAACGCGTTTGCAAGGCACCCTGCAGCGCGGAGCCCCGGGCGTCGAAATCGCGGGCCAGCGCCGAATCCCCGGCGAGCCGCGCCATCTTGGCGATGGCGCGCGCGTCCCCGTATTGGTACGCATTGAGCGTGGGCCGGTACCCCGCGCCGCCATGGTACGGATCGCTCGATTCGTACGAGGACGCCGAGAGCTCCGTGGCGTCCCACACGGGTACTTGCCAATACAGGCCGAGCACCGCATTGAATTGCGGATCCCAGCCGCGGTATTGCGCCACCAACGGCGCCAACTCGCCCAGTGCAAAGGCGGTATCTCCCGTGACGAGGTAGTGATCCCACACCGCGCTGGCCGCCCAAAAGCTGTATTCATGCGCCCAATCCGTCGTGTTCGGATTGACCGATTCGTCCTTTGGTTTGGGAAAGATCCCCGGCCCATTGAGCCAATAGTCGATGATGTCCTTGGCGTACCGCGGATCGCGAAGCCACCGTCCTTCGCGGATGTGGTGCCCGGCGGCCGCGTTGATGCCACCGTACGGGGCACCGTAGAATACGGGTGTCAGAAACTCGTTCGAGAGAAAGCCGTATTGGGCCCCCGTGTACACGAGGTGCTGTTCGTAGCTTTGCCATCGATAGTAATAAACGCGCTGGATGGCCTCGTCGGGGGCCTCGAAAAAGGGGATGTTGCGTTCGAACCAGTCCGGGTCCCCCACGGGACCAAGGAGTGCCGCGTGGTTCAGAAACGACGTGCCCGTCGAAAGCGCCATGGACTCCGAGCGCACCGCCGAGGCGGTGCCCGAATCGGCACATCCCGAGATGGCCAATGCGCCGGCCAATGCACCGAACCAACTCCCTTTGCCGGGCCTCATGGCAAGGACGGTATCATCGAGCGCGCTCGGGGGGTGGTTGACAACGGCCAATGTCGGAAGCAGATGTATCGCATACGATGCGATCGAACGCGATTCGGGGGCCCCTTACCGTACTGTTCGCTCTCTTCCTTGCCGCTGCCGGTTGTGGAAGCGGAGGCCGCATTGAAGCCGCACCGGAGGCGAACGCGGGCGAACAGGCGATCCGTCCGTTCCGCATCCACGTTCCCCAAGACGACCTGAGCGACCTCCGCCGGCGCGTGCTGGCGACCCGTTGGCCCGACCCGGAGACGGTGGCCGATGGGTCCCAAGGTGTGCAGCGTGCGAAGCTCCAGGAGCTCGTGCGCTATTGGGGAACGGAGTACGACTGGCGCACGATCGAGGCCAAGCTCAATGCCTTTCCGCAGTTCGTGACGACCATCGATGGCCTCGACATCCACTTCCTTCACGTCCGCTCGCGCCACCCGCACGCGTTGCCGCTGATCCTCACCCACGGTTGGCCAGGGTCGCTCGTGGAGCTTCGGCAGGTCATCGAACCGCTGACCGATCCCACCGCCCACGGCGGACGGGCCGAGGACGCTTTCGACGTGGTCATCCCTTCGATTCCCGGCTTCGGCTTCTCCGGCAAGCCCATGGGTACCGGCTGGGATCCCGAGCGCATTGCGCGGGCTTGGGTGCAGCTGATGGAGCGTCTCGGCTACACCCGCTACGTGGGGCAGGGCGGCGACTGGGGAGCGCCCATCACCAGCGCGATGGCGCGTCAGAATCCCGCGGGGCTCGTGGGCATCCACGTGAACCTCCCTGCGACGGTCCCGGCGGATGTCCAGAAAGCCATCAACGGCGGTGAGCCGGCGCCGCCCGGATTGTCGGATGCCGAAAAAGCCGCGTTCGACGCTGTCAGTGACTTCTACAAGAAGCGACGCGGGTACTCCGTCATGATGGCCACGCGTCCACAAACCGTGGGCTACGCGTTGACGGACTCGCCGGCCGGACTCGCGGCGTGGATGGCGGACTACAACGACGGCGAGCCCCTGCGCTGGCTCAGCAAAGACGAAATCCTGAATGACATCACGCTCTATTGGCTGACGAATACCGCGGCATCTTCTGCGCGCCTTTACTGGGAAAATAAAAGTGGCATCTTGAGTGCCGCGGCACAGAAGACGGAGGAAATCGTCATCCCCGTCGGGGTGACCGTGTTTCCAGGTGAGATTTACCGAGCCCCCAAGAGCTGGACCCAGCGGGCTTATCGCAACCTCATTTATTTCAACGAGGTGGACAAAGGCGGTCATTTCGCAGCGTGGGAGCAGCCGGAGCTCTTCAGCGCGGAGCTTCGCGCCGCGTTCCGATCGCTGCGTCGGTCGAATTGAGTGAAACACGCGGCACCGGCGTGCGTACTCCCGGTGCATCGAGGAGGACAACCATGACAACTGCAAATGACACTTCGAAGGCGCGGCTGGCGGACATGAAGCTCGAGATCGTCGTCATCCCCGTTTCGGACGTGGATCGCGCGAAGGCCTTCTACGCGGGCCTCGGATGGCGGCTCGACGCGGACTTTGCCACCGGCGACGACTTCCGCGTGATCCAATTCACGCCGCCCGGCTCCGGGGCCTCGGTCATCTTCGGCAAGAACGTGACCCCGGCCGCTCCCGGTTCGGCCCAGGGGCTGTACCTGATCGTCTCCGACCTCGAGGCCACGCGCAAGGATCTGCTCGCGCGCGGCGTCGACGTGAGCGAGGCGTTCCACCACGCCGGCGACTCGTACGCAGGCAAGGACGAGCCCTACCTGTTCGGGCGCATCCGCGTTCGTGGCCCCGATCCCGAGCACCGCAGCTACCGTTCCTTCGCTTCGTTCCGCGATCCGGACGGCAACGGCTGGGTGTTCCAGGAAATCACCTCGCGCTTGCCCGGACGCGTGGCGGGCGACGCGACGACCTTCGCCTCGCCGGCGGATCTCGCCAGCGCATTCCGGCGCGCCGAGGCTGCCCATGGTGAGTACGAGAAGACACTCGGTCACCGCGATGACCATTGGCCCGAGTGGTATGCCGATTACATGGTTCGGGAGCAGTCCGGTAAGTAACTTTTGCGAACGTTCGAACTCGATAGGAGCACGACTTGGATGAAGACGATGCGAGCCATGTTGGCAGCAGCAGTGGTGATCGGTGGAAGCGTTTTGGCACTGCATGCCGCGCATGCCCGGCCGACGGGAATCACACGAACCGAGTTGCAGCGAAACGATATCAGCGTCCCGGGACGCGAAGCCATTCAAGTGCGCGTGGGCTTCGAGCCGGGGGCGGGCTTCGGCCGGCACACGCATCCGGGCGAAGAGGTCATCTATGTTCTCGAAGGCTCGTTGGAATATGAAATCGATGGGAAATCGCCGGTGACGCTCCACGCCGGCGAGGTCCTCTTCATCCCGGCCGGAACGGTGCACGCCGCGCGAAACGTCGGCCATGACCATGGGAGCGAACTCGCCACGTACATCGTCGAAAAAGGAAAGCCGCTCGTCACGTTGGTGGAGTGACGCGGGTTAGCTGGAGAAATTTCATCCTGACGTGAGACTATTTGCGAGGCATAGCCCCCTCGTACAAGCGCGGACGCGGGTCATCGTCCATCTTCGGATCCTCGGAGCGTGAAGCGCGCTCGAACCACGGAGGTGCATGTATGAACCATCCATCCTTTGCGACCCCGCTGACGTCCATTCTGCTCACCGTTCTTCTTGGTGCGTGCGCGGTGGAGGGCGCGGATCCCACGGTGGGATTGTCCGAATCGGCCAACACGGCCGCCCTATCGTCGCGATGCACCGAGTCGGCGGTGGAGGTGCGCTGTCCTCACAATACGGATACGATCAACCTTCGCGATGTCCATTGGCAAGTACCGCTCGGAACGGCGCCGGCGGGAGGGTGGCCCACCGTCGTGATGTTCCAAGGCTCGCTCTTCAGTGCGTCGCTGACGTGGCAGGCGTCGAAGGGATTGCCGTTTGGCGCCTATTACCAGACGCAGGTCGTGAAGCGATTGCTCGACCATGGCTTCGCGGTCCTTGCGCCGGAGGCGCGCGGGGAGGGGCTCACCTTCTGGGATACGAACAACCCGCTGTTTGCCAATGCCTGGACGGCCTCCGGCGATCATCGGCTCATGCTGGCTATTTTCGACGCGATCGATGCGGGGAAGTTCGGGCCGTTGCGCGGCACGCGCATGTACGCCACCGGCATTTCCAGCGGCGGTTACATGACGAGCCGCATGGGCATCGCCTATCCGGGGCGGTTCGCGGCCCTCGGGGTGCAATCCGGTTCGTACGCGACGTGCGCCGGCCCGCTATGCGTCATCCCAACGCTCGATCCGAGCCACCCGCCCACGCTCCTTTTGCATGGGAGCAGCGACGGCACCGTTCCTCTGTCGACGGCGGAACGCTACCGCGACCGATTGAACGCCGCCGGTATCGAAAATCGCCTCATCGTTCACCCGGGCGATGGTCACGAGTGGATCTCCGAAGCGCCGGATGCGGTGCTCGCGTGGTTCACCGGCCACCCATAATCATTGGCCATCGCCCGATGCGCCCCGTCATCGCCCGGTTACAGGGCCATGACGCAAACGTCGTGGCCGGTGCCGCGCGGGCGGCCAGAAGCAGACCCCTTTTCGAGCGATTTGCAATCATGGCATGGCCATTGCGCAATGGCGGGCCCCATGAAAGATGCATTCCTTGGCTTCTTGCTCCTTGGCGCGGTTGTCGGTTTCCCTTCGACGATGGCGCATGCGCAAGAAGCGACAGCCTGGCGTTGCGAGCTCGGTGACCACGAGGGCATCGACGAAGGGGACGCGCGCACGGCGGCGAAGCTCGTTTGCGCGGAGGTCCAGCGCGGCGGGCCCGCTGCCGGTGGCGTATACCAAGTAGGGTTGGGCAAGCTCGGGTCCGCGGTGATCTTGACGCTCGATGCGGATGTTCGCGGGGCGCGCGATCAGCGGCAGATGAAGCTTTCGGGCATCGAGGAGGTTGCCACGGCGGCCCCGCGCATCTCCGAGGCCCTGCTTCGCGGAA encodes:
- a CDS encoding Xaa-Pro dipeptidyl-peptidase, producing MTHLKSGIVAVRGARLAALTGTGLVLAACSGAATDDPSVSRAQALESTPVYSYADAIREAVWVETTLDNDGDGKPDKVAVDIVRPRLPAGDTTKVPVILEASPYYSNRGRGNEAELKAYDSSGVIRKMPLYYDNYFVPRGYAFIGVDLAGTNRSTGCLDVGGKEEILATKAVIDWLNGRATARRSNGTAVVADWTTGKVGMIGKSWDGTIANGVAATGVEGLTTIVPIAAISSWYVYVRANGTLRGSNRMSGLATSMSGRPSGVCDAQTRALRTGQEDATGNYNDFYAARDYIPDVSKVRASVFVVHGLNDWNVTPHQFGPWWSALAARNVPRKIWLPQVAHVDPFDFRRTEWVNTLHRWFDHWLLGLDNGIMQEPMAAVERAPGTWVDDAVWPAQGVHTESLPLGIGDGQTGTLGGLPSSTDAPLRTFTDVPSLTEASATSSPNTAKNGRLVFLSQKLSRAIRMSGAAQVKLRIRSNKPTSELTARLVDYGSASRNLSYRSGTDGIVNLTTSSCWGESSSGDDACYTDTKLDVANTDYGVITRGWLDAAHRDSLRNPSSLNSSTWYDVVVPLDVDDAVIDAGHVLGLVLVASDRDLTAPQTTGATIDVDLAASALRLPIVDLGATSVSARAVLAPAEDPALLVAPRIHAPPPADWPDSFDPTATFY
- a CDS encoding Hint domain-containing protein; the protein is MATLWLVAFGQALGDGDDGAPVADEACHVEGQCFVAGTMVATPSGERPIESLAVGDWVFARGESDDVVSARRIARTFARAAPSLVEVAWVTVDGERERIRSTPEHPYFTLDRGWVAAEDLRAHEASLDRHGREVHVANVVPIAQEAMVYNLEVEVDHTFFVGRSGVWVHNQCMRDDFGGPGAPGGKPGKWGKGGKGGKGGKGGPGKGDPGSAKGNPGSSKGDPGNSKGDPGNSKGNPGSSKGDPGKSKGDPGNAKKPPPDPCAKNGGKPDRPASTGGKITSDPDGAVFWSGRFNDGSGVKEAAEAWARANGRNTLEGRIKDQGICSATWNPNDPTTKDWWRTESRIYAGKASGNAYFFAGPDKRDNSTWDRIEFPQLKANPKVNCVYQVDAETKAQTLLYSKPGASCK
- a CDS encoding RICIN domain-containing protein, whose product is MRPGKGSWFGALAGALAISGCADSGTASAVRSESMALSTGTSFLNHAALLGPVGDPDWFERNIPFFEAPDEAIQRVYYYRWQSYEQHLVYTGAQYGFLSNEFLTPVFYGAPYGGINAAAGHHIREGRWLRDPRYAKDIIDYWLNGPGIFPKPKDESVNPNTTDWAHEYSFWAASAVWDHYLVTGDTAFALGELAPLVAQYRGWDPQFNAVLGLYWQVPVWDATELSASSYESSDPYHGGAGYRPTLNAYQYGDARAIAKMARLAGDSALARDFDARGSALQGALQTRLWDPKRQFFYGIARDDNPTGAFTSSREAMGFIPWMFDMPPASDSIAFRQLLDPNGFAAPYGPTTTERRSRWFMHQANDGCCRWDGPSWPFATSQILTAVENLLLDYPPQGDISASDYVALLHTYAATQFKNGTPYVAEAHQPDTNQWMYDAHAHSEDYNHSTYTDNVISGLIGLRGRADDRVTVAPLAPAGWDYFALENAPYHGHLLTILWDRAGTRYGVGAGLHVYVDGVERARQGTTNAVAVDVGPAVIPPDETRVNLAANGQRFAHGVQPFASYTSPYDDVWRAIDGIVYRQGIPQNSRWTSYASPNAEDHFGIDFQRQVVMDRVALYFYDDAGGVRVPSRYDLQYWSNGAWLSVPNQTRSPSSPAANARNGITFPALTTSKLRIVAPNRGANVGWGLSDVEAWGEPIFHVVNVHSGKLLAVENAAQTAGAQVQQYHDNGTRDHLWRFVRAPGGQFKIVNEHSHLVLGIRQASMEDSAGAVQWSDDGGPDHVWRLIDTGGGRFKIKNSHSGKLLAVSGMSTADSANVVQFADNGTADHLWTLQATQY
- a CDS encoding epoxide hydrolase, coding for MRSNAIRGPLTVLFALFLAAAGCGSGGRIEAAPEANAGEQAIRPFRIHVPQDDLSDLRRRVLATRWPDPETVADGSQGVQRAKLQELVRYWGTEYDWRTIEAKLNAFPQFVTTIDGLDIHFLHVRSRHPHALPLILTHGWPGSLVELRQVIEPLTDPTAHGGRAEDAFDVVIPSIPGFGFSGKPMGTGWDPERIARAWVQLMERLGYTRYVGQGGDWGAPITSAMARQNPAGLVGIHVNLPATVPADVQKAINGGEPAPPGLSDAEKAAFDAVSDFYKKRRGYSVMMATRPQTVGYALTDSPAGLAAWMADYNDGEPLRWLSKDEILNDITLYWLTNTAASSARLYWENKSGILSAAAQKTEEIVIPVGVTVFPGEIYRAPKSWTQRAYRNLIYFNEVDKGGHFAAWEQPELFSAELRAAFRSLRRSN
- a CDS encoding VOC family protein, whose amino-acid sequence is MTTANDTSKARLADMKLEIVVIPVSDVDRAKAFYAGLGWRLDADFATGDDFRVIQFTPPGSGASVIFGKNVTPAAPGSAQGLYLIVSDLEATRKDLLARGVDVSEAFHHAGDSYAGKDEPYLFGRIRVRGPDPEHRSYRSFASFRDPDGNGWVFQEITSRLPGRVAGDATTFASPADLASAFRRAEAAHGEYEKTLGHRDDHWPEWYADYMVREQSGK
- a CDS encoding cupin domain-containing protein, with amino-acid sequence MLAAAVVIGGSVLALHAAHARPTGITRTELQRNDISVPGREAIQVRVGFEPGAGFGRHTHPGEEVIYVLEGSLEYEIDGKSPVTLHAGEVLFIPAGTVHAARNVGHDHGSELATYIVEKGKPLVTLVE
- a CDS encoding prolyl oligopeptidase family serine peptidase, which encodes MNHPSFATPLTSILLTVLLGACAVEGADPTVGLSESANTAALSSRCTESAVEVRCPHNTDTINLRDVHWQVPLGTAPAGGWPTVVMFQGSLFSASLTWQASKGLPFGAYYQTQVVKRLLDHGFAVLAPEARGEGLTFWDTNNPLFANAWTASGDHRLMLAIFDAIDAGKFGPLRGTRMYATGISSGGYMTSRMGIAYPGRFAALGVQSGSYATCAGPLCVIPTLDPSHPPTLLLHGSSDGTVPLSTAERYRDRLNAAGIENRLIVHPGDGHEWISEAPDAVLAWFTGHP